A region from the Bubalus kerabau isolate K-KA32 ecotype Philippines breed swamp buffalo chromosome 23, PCC_UOA_SB_1v2, whole genome shotgun sequence genome encodes:
- the GSPT1 gene encoding eukaryotic peptide chain release factor GTP-binding subunit ERF3A isoform X1, with amino-acid sequence MDPGSGGGGGGGGGGSSSSSDSAPDCWDQADMEAPGPGPCGGAGGPLAAAAAEAQREHLSAAFSRQLNVNAKPFVPNVHAAEFVPSFLRGPAQSPASPAGAAANNHGAGSGAGGPSAPVESSQEEQSLLCEGSNSAVSMELSEPIVENGETEMSPEESWEHKEEISEAEPDGGSLGDGRPAEESAQEMMEEEEEIPKPKSVVAPPGAPKKEHVNVVFIGHVDAGKSTIGGQIMYLTGMVDKRTLEKYEREAKEKNRETWYLSWALDTNQEERDKGKTVEVGRAYFETEKKHFTILDAPGHKSFVPNMIGGASQADLAVLVISARKGEFETGFEKGGQTREHAMLAKTAGVKHLIVLINKMDDPTVNWSNERYEECKEKLVPFLKKVGFNPKKDIHFMPCSGLTGANLKEQSDFCPWYIGLPFIPYLDNLPNFNRSVDGPIRLPIVDKYKDMGTVVLGKLESGSICKGQQLVMMPNKHNVEVLGILSDDVETDSVAPGENLKIRLKGIEEEEILPGFILCDPNNLCHSGRTFDAQIVIIEHKSIICPGYNAVLHIHTCIEEVEITALICLVDKKSGEKSKTRPRFVKQDQVCIARLRTAGTICLETFKDFPQMGRFTLRDEGKTIAIGKVLKLVPEKD; translated from the exons ATGGATCCCGGCAGTggtggcggtggcggcggcggcggcggcgggagcagcagcagcagcgactcAGCGCCCGACTGCTGGGACCAGGCGGACATGGAAGCTCCCGGGCCGGGCCCGTGTGGCGGCGCCGGCGGCCccttggcggcggcggcggccgaggcCCAGCGTGAGCACCTCAGTGCGGCCTTCAGCCGGCAGCTCAACGTCAACGCCAAGCCCTTCGTGCCCAACGTCCACGCCGCCGAGTTCGTGCCGTCCTTCCTGCGGGGCCCGGCCCAGTCGCCGGCATCCCCAGCTGGCGCCGCCGCCAACAACCACGGAGCCGGCAGCGGCGCGGGAGGCCCTTCGG CACCTGTGGAATCTTCTCAAGAGGAACAGTCATTGTTGTGTGAAG GTTCAAATTCAGCTGTTAGCATGGAACTTTCAGAACCTATTG TAGAAAATGGGGAGACAGAGATGTCCCCAGAAGAATCATGGgagcacaaagaagaaataagTGAAGCAGAGCCAGATGGTGGTTCTTTGGGAGATGGAAGGCCTGCAGAGGAAAGTGCCCAGGAAAtgatggaggaggaagaggaaatacCAAAACCTAAATCTGTGGTTGCGCCGCCAGGCGCTCCTAAGAAGGAACACGTAAATGTCGTATTCATTGGGCACGTAG ATGCTGGCAAGTCAACCATTGGAGGACAAATTAT GTATTTGACTGGAATGGTTGACAAAAGGACACTTGAGAAATatgaaagagaagctaaagaaaaaaacagagaaacttG gtaCTTATCTTGGGCCTTAGACACAAATCAGGAAGAAAGAGACAAGGGTAAAACAGTAGAAGTGGGTCGTGCCTATTTTGAAACGGAAAAGAAGCATTTTACAATTCTAGATGCCCCTGGCCACAAGAGTTTTGTCCCAAATATGATTGGTGGTGCTTCTCAAGCTGATTTGGCTGTACTG GTAATCTCTGCCAGGAAAGGAGAGTTTGAAACTGGATTTGAGAAAGGAGGACAGACGAGAGAACATGCCATGCTGGCAAAGACGGCAGGCGTCAAACACTTGATTGTGCTTATTAATAAGATGGACGACCCAACAGTGAATTGGAGCAATGAGAG ATATGAAGAATGTAAAGAGAAACTGGTGCCGTTTttgaaaaaagttggctttaatCCCAAAAAGGACATTCACTTCATGCCATGCTCAGGACTGACGGGAGCAAATCTTAAGGAGCAATCAGATTTCTGTCCTTGGTACAT TGGATTACCATTTATTCCATATCTGGATAATTTGCCAAACTTCAATAGATCAGTTGATGGACCAATCAGGCTGCCAATTGTGGATAAGTACAAG gATATGGGCACTGTGGTCCTGggaaagctggaatcaggatCTATTTGTAAAGGCCAGCAGCTTGTGATGATGCCAAACAAG CACAATGTGGAAGTTCTTGGAATCCTTTCTGATGATGTGGAAACCGATTCTGTAGCCCCAGGTGAAAACCTCAAAATCAGACTGAAAGGAATTGAAGAGGAGGAGATTCTTCCAGGGTTCATACTTTGTGATCCTAATAATCTTTGTCATTCTGGTCGCACATTTGATGCCCAG ATAGTGATTATAGAGCACAAGTCCATCATCTGCCCAGGTTATAATGCGGTGCTGCATATCCATACCTGTATTGAAGAAGTCGAAATAACA GCCTTAATCTGCTTGGTAGACAAGAAATCAGGAGAAAAAAGTAAGACTCGACCCCGTTTTGTGAAACAGGATCAAGTGTGCATTGCCCGCTTGAGGACAGCAGGAACCATCTGCCTTGAGACCTTTAAAGACTTCCCTCAAATGGGTCGCTTTACTTTAAGAGATGAGG gTAAGACCATTGCAATTGGAAAAGTTCTGAAACTGGTTCCAGAGAAAGACTAA
- the GSPT1 gene encoding eukaryotic peptide chain release factor GTP-binding subunit ERF3A isoform X3, producing the protein MELSEPIVENGETEMSPEESWEHKEEISEAEPDGGSLGDGRPAEESAQEMMEEEEEIPKPKSVVAPPGAPKKEHVNVVFIGHVDAGKSTIGGQIMYLTGMVDKRTLEKYEREAKEKNRETWYLSWALDTNQEERDKGKTVEVGRAYFETEKKHFTILDAPGHKSFVPNMIGGASQADLAVLVISARKGEFETGFEKGGQTREHAMLAKTAGVKHLIVLINKMDDPTVNWSNERYEECKEKLVPFLKKVGFNPKKDIHFMPCSGLTGANLKEQSDFCPWYIGLPFIPYLDNLPNFNRSVDGPIRLPIVDKYKDMGTVVLGKLESGSICKGQQLVMMPNKHNVEVLGILSDDVETDSVAPGENLKIRLKGIEEEEILPGFILCDPNNLCHSGRTFDAQIVIIEHKSIICPGYNAVLHIHTCIEEVEITALICLVDKKSGEKSKTRPRFVKQDQVCIARLRTAGTICLETFKDFPQMGRFTLRDEGKTIAIGKVLKLVPEKD; encoded by the exons ATGGAACTTTCAGAACCTATTG TAGAAAATGGGGAGACAGAGATGTCCCCAGAAGAATCATGGgagcacaaagaagaaataagTGAAGCAGAGCCAGATGGTGGTTCTTTGGGAGATGGAAGGCCTGCAGAGGAAAGTGCCCAGGAAAtgatggaggaggaagaggaaatacCAAAACCTAAATCTGTGGTTGCGCCGCCAGGCGCTCCTAAGAAGGAACACGTAAATGTCGTATTCATTGGGCACGTAG ATGCTGGCAAGTCAACCATTGGAGGACAAATTAT GTATTTGACTGGAATGGTTGACAAAAGGACACTTGAGAAATatgaaagagaagctaaagaaaaaaacagagaaacttG gtaCTTATCTTGGGCCTTAGACACAAATCAGGAAGAAAGAGACAAGGGTAAAACAGTAGAAGTGGGTCGTGCCTATTTTGAAACGGAAAAGAAGCATTTTACAATTCTAGATGCCCCTGGCCACAAGAGTTTTGTCCCAAATATGATTGGTGGTGCTTCTCAAGCTGATTTGGCTGTACTG GTAATCTCTGCCAGGAAAGGAGAGTTTGAAACTGGATTTGAGAAAGGAGGACAGACGAGAGAACATGCCATGCTGGCAAAGACGGCAGGCGTCAAACACTTGATTGTGCTTATTAATAAGATGGACGACCCAACAGTGAATTGGAGCAATGAGAG ATATGAAGAATGTAAAGAGAAACTGGTGCCGTTTttgaaaaaagttggctttaatCCCAAAAAGGACATTCACTTCATGCCATGCTCAGGACTGACGGGAGCAAATCTTAAGGAGCAATCAGATTTCTGTCCTTGGTACAT TGGATTACCATTTATTCCATATCTGGATAATTTGCCAAACTTCAATAGATCAGTTGATGGACCAATCAGGCTGCCAATTGTGGATAAGTACAAG gATATGGGCACTGTGGTCCTGggaaagctggaatcaggatCTATTTGTAAAGGCCAGCAGCTTGTGATGATGCCAAACAAG CACAATGTGGAAGTTCTTGGAATCCTTTCTGATGATGTGGAAACCGATTCTGTAGCCCCAGGTGAAAACCTCAAAATCAGACTGAAAGGAATTGAAGAGGAGGAGATTCTTCCAGGGTTCATACTTTGTGATCCTAATAATCTTTGTCATTCTGGTCGCACATTTGATGCCCAG ATAGTGATTATAGAGCACAAGTCCATCATCTGCCCAGGTTATAATGCGGTGCTGCATATCCATACCTGTATTGAAGAAGTCGAAATAACA GCCTTAATCTGCTTGGTAGACAAGAAATCAGGAGAAAAAAGTAAGACTCGACCCCGTTTTGTGAAACAGGATCAAGTGTGCATTGCCCGCTTGAGGACAGCAGGAACCATCTGCCTTGAGACCTTTAAAGACTTCCCTCAAATGGGTCGCTTTACTTTAAGAGATGAGG gTAAGACCATTGCAATTGGAAAAGTTCTGAAACTGGTTCCAGAGAAAGACTAA
- the GSPT1 gene encoding eukaryotic peptide chain release factor GTP-binding subunit ERF3A isoform X2, whose protein sequence is MDPGSGGGGGGGGGGSSSSSDSAPDCWDQADMEAPGPGPCGGAGGPLAAAAAEAQREHLSAAFSRQLNVNAKPFVPNVHAAEFVPSFLRGPAQSPASPAGAAANNHGAGSGAGGPSAPVESSQEEQSLLCEGSNSAVSMELSEPIENGETEMSPEESWEHKEEISEAEPDGGSLGDGRPAEESAQEMMEEEEEIPKPKSVVAPPGAPKKEHVNVVFIGHVDAGKSTIGGQIMYLTGMVDKRTLEKYEREAKEKNRETWYLSWALDTNQEERDKGKTVEVGRAYFETEKKHFTILDAPGHKSFVPNMIGGASQADLAVLVISARKGEFETGFEKGGQTREHAMLAKTAGVKHLIVLINKMDDPTVNWSNERYEECKEKLVPFLKKVGFNPKKDIHFMPCSGLTGANLKEQSDFCPWYIGLPFIPYLDNLPNFNRSVDGPIRLPIVDKYKDMGTVVLGKLESGSICKGQQLVMMPNKHNVEVLGILSDDVETDSVAPGENLKIRLKGIEEEEILPGFILCDPNNLCHSGRTFDAQIVIIEHKSIICPGYNAVLHIHTCIEEVEITALICLVDKKSGEKSKTRPRFVKQDQVCIARLRTAGTICLETFKDFPQMGRFTLRDEGKTIAIGKVLKLVPEKD, encoded by the exons ATGGATCCCGGCAGTggtggcggtggcggcggcggcggcggcgggagcagcagcagcagcgactcAGCGCCCGACTGCTGGGACCAGGCGGACATGGAAGCTCCCGGGCCGGGCCCGTGTGGCGGCGCCGGCGGCCccttggcggcggcggcggccgaggcCCAGCGTGAGCACCTCAGTGCGGCCTTCAGCCGGCAGCTCAACGTCAACGCCAAGCCCTTCGTGCCCAACGTCCACGCCGCCGAGTTCGTGCCGTCCTTCCTGCGGGGCCCGGCCCAGTCGCCGGCATCCCCAGCTGGCGCCGCCGCCAACAACCACGGAGCCGGCAGCGGCGCGGGAGGCCCTTCGG CACCTGTGGAATCTTCTCAAGAGGAACAGTCATTGTTGTGTGAAG GTTCAAATTCAGCTGTTAGCATGGAACTTTCAGAACCTATTG AAAATGGGGAGACAGAGATGTCCCCAGAAGAATCATGGgagcacaaagaagaaataagTGAAGCAGAGCCAGATGGTGGTTCTTTGGGAGATGGAAGGCCTGCAGAGGAAAGTGCCCAGGAAAtgatggaggaggaagaggaaatacCAAAACCTAAATCTGTGGTTGCGCCGCCAGGCGCTCCTAAGAAGGAACACGTAAATGTCGTATTCATTGGGCACGTAG ATGCTGGCAAGTCAACCATTGGAGGACAAATTAT GTATTTGACTGGAATGGTTGACAAAAGGACACTTGAGAAATatgaaagagaagctaaagaaaaaaacagagaaacttG gtaCTTATCTTGGGCCTTAGACACAAATCAGGAAGAAAGAGACAAGGGTAAAACAGTAGAAGTGGGTCGTGCCTATTTTGAAACGGAAAAGAAGCATTTTACAATTCTAGATGCCCCTGGCCACAAGAGTTTTGTCCCAAATATGATTGGTGGTGCTTCTCAAGCTGATTTGGCTGTACTG GTAATCTCTGCCAGGAAAGGAGAGTTTGAAACTGGATTTGAGAAAGGAGGACAGACGAGAGAACATGCCATGCTGGCAAAGACGGCAGGCGTCAAACACTTGATTGTGCTTATTAATAAGATGGACGACCCAACAGTGAATTGGAGCAATGAGAG ATATGAAGAATGTAAAGAGAAACTGGTGCCGTTTttgaaaaaagttggctttaatCCCAAAAAGGACATTCACTTCATGCCATGCTCAGGACTGACGGGAGCAAATCTTAAGGAGCAATCAGATTTCTGTCCTTGGTACAT TGGATTACCATTTATTCCATATCTGGATAATTTGCCAAACTTCAATAGATCAGTTGATGGACCAATCAGGCTGCCAATTGTGGATAAGTACAAG gATATGGGCACTGTGGTCCTGggaaagctggaatcaggatCTATTTGTAAAGGCCAGCAGCTTGTGATGATGCCAAACAAG CACAATGTGGAAGTTCTTGGAATCCTTTCTGATGATGTGGAAACCGATTCTGTAGCCCCAGGTGAAAACCTCAAAATCAGACTGAAAGGAATTGAAGAGGAGGAGATTCTTCCAGGGTTCATACTTTGTGATCCTAATAATCTTTGTCATTCTGGTCGCACATTTGATGCCCAG ATAGTGATTATAGAGCACAAGTCCATCATCTGCCCAGGTTATAATGCGGTGCTGCATATCCATACCTGTATTGAAGAAGTCGAAATAACA GCCTTAATCTGCTTGGTAGACAAGAAATCAGGAGAAAAAAGTAAGACTCGACCCCGTTTTGTGAAACAGGATCAAGTGTGCATTGCCCGCTTGAGGACAGCAGGAACCATCTGCCTTGAGACCTTTAAAGACTTCCCTCAAATGGGTCGCTTTACTTTAAGAGATGAGG gTAAGACCATTGCAATTGGAAAAGTTCTGAAACTGGTTCCAGAGAAAGACTAA